The following coding sequences lie in one Mucilaginibacter sp. KACC 22773 genomic window:
- a CDS encoding phospholipase D-like domain-containing protein: protein MEIFQSKNGVSVAAYQGDAMTLLAFDLGPERRTEFTGFSIRITPLGKKPYYMFNNYGYPAGITYPPAGTVMTPNLLTTEFSPIQKFRWIHVPSTYHHIESTVYGIYQYDITPRYLSAGALEPIDPSLTVSLSLPVNPFKSKSLSVGFTRSFVASQAYANHFGDSVKLRPDKSTLIFNTKLNSGTANPAAPGLAGQAYSYEDIHQWLGWQARARVIEFLEDALKDPKISLDVFAFDLDEPVICDHLLTMADEGRIRVVLDDSKSHKGLNGEGKPQFEDQFTTLFKAKTQGKPDAGIVRGKFGALAHSKVLIQKKDGAALKVLTGSTNFSTNGLYINANHVLIFDNTSVASLYERIFEAAYTDMAGFKDTAALASASFGFNSPAQADNVNDPAVPEMIIRFAPHPKTFAFDQLTEMAAQVDKADSILFAIMDDDSDSPLLTAIKAQVESDKTFTYGITDTSDEVLLYSPGSTKGIHATGKGLNQVLPFPFKPEPGIQGISIHHKFVVLNFNTNNGVVFCGSSNLALGPEQRNGDNLLEIRDPDVVTAFAIEAIRLVDHFQFRDKDNKASQPGAKKLELHTTSDWVEPYFDPADMHSRERDLLVRDQPSF, encoded by the coding sequence ATGGAAATTTTTCAATCAAAAAATGGCGTCAGTGTAGCTGCTTACCAGGGCGACGCGATGACCTTGCTGGCCTTTGACCTTGGGCCGGAACGAAGAACAGAATTTACCGGTTTCAGTATCCGGATCACCCCCCTGGGTAAGAAGCCCTATTATATGTTTAATAACTATGGTTACCCGGCGGGTATCACTTATCCGCCTGCCGGGACTGTGATGACGCCTAACTTATTGACCACTGAATTTTCACCGATCCAAAAATTCCGCTGGATACACGTGCCATCCACCTACCACCATATAGAGAGTACGGTCTATGGAATTTATCAATACGACATCACCCCGAGATACCTATCCGCAGGAGCATTAGAACCGATTGACCCGTCCTTAACCGTAAGCTTGAGTTTGCCCGTAAACCCGTTTAAAAGCAAATCGCTGAGCGTTGGATTTACCCGGAGTTTTGTGGCTTCGCAGGCATATGCGAATCACTTCGGTGATTCCGTCAAACTCCGTCCGGATAAAAGCACCCTGATCTTTAACACCAAACTGAACTCAGGGACTGCTAATCCGGCTGCTCCCGGCCTGGCAGGACAGGCCTATAGTTATGAGGACATCCATCAATGGCTGGGCTGGCAGGCTCGTGCGCGGGTCATCGAATTTCTGGAGGATGCGTTGAAAGATCCGAAGATATCGCTCGATGTTTTTGCTTTCGACCTGGACGAGCCAGTCATTTGCGACCACCTACTGACCATGGCGGATGAAGGCCGTATCCGCGTGGTGCTGGATGATAGCAAAAGCCACAAAGGGTTGAACGGCGAAGGAAAACCACAATTCGAGGATCAGTTCACCACCTTATTTAAGGCTAAAACACAAGGAAAGCCGGATGCGGGAATCGTCCGTGGTAAGTTTGGCGCCCTGGCACACTCCAAGGTTCTTATCCAGAAAAAGGATGGCGCGGCCCTGAAGGTGCTCACCGGTTCCACCAATTTCTCCACCAACGGCCTCTATATTAATGCCAATCACGTGCTCATTTTTGATAATACCAGCGTTGCTTCGCTATATGAGCGCATTTTTGAAGCTGCCTATACGGATATGGCCGGCTTTAAAGACACCGCCGCACTGGCTTCTGCCAGCTTCGGCTTTAACAGCCCGGCACAAGCGGATAATGTCAATGACCCGGCGGTGCCGGAAATGATCATCCGTTTCGCGCCGCATCCAAAAACTTTTGCTTTTGACCAGCTTACAGAGATGGCCGCACAGGTTGATAAAGCGGATAGTATCTTATTTGCCATCATGGATGATGATTCGGACAGTCCTTTACTAACAGCGATCAAGGCCCAGGTAGAGAGCGATAAAACCTTTACCTATGGGATTACGGATACTTCCGATGAAGTGCTGCTTTATTCACCCGGAAGTACTAAGGGCATCCACGCTACCGGGAAAGGCCTTAACCAGGTGCTTCCTTTTCCTTTTAAACCCGAACCCGGGATTCAAGGCATCAGCATACATCACAAGTTTGTGGTCCTTAATTTCAATACGAATAATGGTGTGGTGTTCTGCGGCAGCAGTAACCTAGCGCTTGGCCCTGAACAGCGGAACGGCGATAACCTGTTGGAGATCCGGGACCCGGATGTCGTGACCGCTTTCGCGATAGAGGCGATCCGGCTGGTCGATCACTTCCAGTTCCGCGACAAGGACAATAAGGCCAGCCAGCCCGGTGCTAAGAAATTGGAATTGCATACCACCAGCGACTGGGTAGAGCCCTACTTTGATCCGGCGGATATGCATTCCAGGGAGCGCGATCTGCTCGTCAGGGACCAACCCTCATTCTAA
- a CDS encoding tyrosine-type recombinase/integrase translates to MEIFIKPVLWTYREITRGNNNLIEGEYGVRIRMTQARAITYISIGFSSSLKEWDNKKNYPRLTHPKYKELAVSIDKIIDDILFEVKLAEKSGRNITPIQIKAAVKKSGKSVPNVDKPNKILAYIQTLVDQYEDSDNPGYASIFRNCKVSVQKLLCNKDCKFIEFTRAHHEAYELQISKNSESTKSIYLRTLYRVWNLAIADDLVGKELHPRKYIKFKVYKRIRTKKRSIKSDYFQQILRLKFPEESREYRSHLLLQFMYYARGINFNDMLKLKPDNIQNNGLVYKRSKNKRDYNFQLHPKAVDIINTFLNYPVQSDAGYIFPFIFKMHDTAKKIHTRIKSALKDFNEDAKVIAKAVGWEVQFTSNSLRHGFASHLNEANVEIRIIQEALGHETQLQTQTYLDDIDDNVVAEAINKALLC, encoded by the coding sequence ATGGAAATTTTCATCAAACCGGTCCTTTGGACTTACAGAGAGATTACAAGAGGTAATAACAACCTTATTGAAGGAGAATATGGCGTCAGGATAAGAATGACACAAGCCAGGGCTATCACATACATTTCAATTGGTTTCAGCAGTTCGCTGAAAGAATGGGATAATAAAAAAAACTATCCCAGATTAACGCATCCTAAATACAAGGAACTTGCTGTCAGCATTGATAAAATTATTGACGACATTCTGTTTGAAGTAAAGTTGGCGGAAAAATCAGGAAGGAATATTACGCCCATACAAATAAAAGCAGCGGTTAAAAAAAGTGGTAAAAGCGTTCCGAACGTTGATAAGCCCAATAAAATCCTGGCATATATTCAGACACTAGTTGACCAGTACGAAGATTCAGACAATCCCGGATATGCCTCCATATTCCGTAATTGCAAGGTTAGTGTTCAAAAGCTCCTTTGCAACAAGGACTGCAAGTTCATTGAATTCACCAGGGCGCATCATGAAGCTTATGAACTACAAATCTCAAAAAATTCTGAATCTACCAAAAGTATTTATCTCAGAACGCTGTATAGGGTTTGGAACCTTGCTATTGCGGATGATCTTGTAGGCAAAGAACTACATCCCCGAAAATATATAAAATTCAAGGTATATAAAAGAATTCGTACCAAGAAGCGATCCATCAAATCTGATTATTTTCAGCAAATATTACGTTTAAAATTTCCTGAAGAGAGCCGTGAATACAGATCACATCTGTTATTACAATTTATGTATTATGCCAGAGGTATCAATTTTAATGATATGCTGAAATTGAAACCGGACAATATTCAAAACAATGGCTTGGTCTATAAACGTTCAAAAAATAAAAGGGATTATAACTTTCAACTGCATCCTAAAGCAGTGGATATTATCAATACATTTCTCAATTACCCGGTTCAATCTGATGCGGGATACATCTTTCCGTTTATCTTCAAGATGCACGACACCGCAAAAAAGATTCATACCCGTATAAAATCGGCTTTGAAAGATTTTAATGAAGATGCCAAGGTTATTGCAAAAGCTGTGGGATGGGAAGTACAGTTTACCTCAAATTCACTCAGACATGGTTTCGCGAGTCATTTAAATGAAGCTAATGTTGAAATTCGGATCATTCAGGAGGCTTTAGGACACGAAACTCAATTACAAACCCAAACTTATCTCGACGATATAGATGACAATGTGGTTGCAGAAGCGATAAATAAGGCATTATTATGCTAA
- a CDS encoding ATP-binding protein: MILQSAFNQVIETQKANLTQKDPGLKRDALATLPDLSAFALIVSGIRRCGKSTLLFQLLKERYPDALYLNFEDPRLYEFGPTDFARLDESIKASGSNVLFFDEIQIIPEWERYARQKLDEDYKLVITGSNASLLSRELGTKLTGRHITKELFPFSYHEFCAFKGLSYDKSSLLSYLELGGFPEYLKQGIPEILNQLFEDILIRDIAVRYGVRDVKTLQRLAFYLLSNVSKLITGNRLKTLFEIGSTSTVMEYLSHLEYSYLLQFVPKFSYSLRKQIANPRKVYAIDTGLINVNSGSFTEDNGRKFENLVYLHLRQKHREIYYFAEKNECDFVITNNGKLVEAVQVCFELNPDNINRELDGVVEALTFFNADEGFIVTLDQTDRLEKNGKVVHVVPAHQYLSK, translated from the coding sequence ATGATACTTCAATCTGCTTTTAATCAGGTTATCGAAACGCAAAAAGCAAACCTGACTCAAAAAGATCCTGGTCTGAAAAGAGATGCGCTGGCAACTTTGCCAGACCTGTCAGCGTTTGCATTAATTGTTTCGGGAATAAGGAGATGCGGGAAAAGCACGCTGCTCTTCCAACTACTCAAAGAGAGATATCCTGATGCATTATATCTTAATTTTGAAGATCCCCGGCTTTATGAATTCGGCCCTACCGACTTTGCCAGGCTGGATGAATCTATAAAGGCCAGCGGAAGTAATGTGCTTTTTTTTGATGAGATCCAAATTATACCAGAATGGGAAAGATACGCGAGGCAAAAGCTGGATGAAGATTATAAATTAGTAATAACAGGCTCTAATGCCTCTTTATTAAGCCGGGAGTTGGGCACCAAGTTAACCGGTCGGCATATCACAAAAGAGCTTTTTCCTTTTTCTTATCACGAATTTTGCGCTTTCAAGGGATTATCTTACGATAAATCCTCCTTATTGAGTTATTTAGAATTAGGCGGCTTTCCGGAATATTTAAAGCAAGGGATACCTGAAATATTAAACCAACTATTTGAGGATATACTAATCCGGGATATTGCAGTGCGCTACGGCGTCAGGGATGTTAAAACATTGCAGCGGCTGGCATTTTACCTGCTCTCCAATGTTTCAAAGTTGATCACAGGTAACAGGCTCAAGACGCTGTTTGAGATCGGGTCTACCAGTACGGTTATGGAGTATTTGTCACACCTGGAATATTCATATCTATTACAATTCGTGCCAAAATTCAGCTATTCTTTAAGAAAGCAGATCGCAAACCCAAGGAAGGTTTATGCCATAGATACCGGCCTGATCAATGTTAATTCAGGTTCTTTTACAGAAGATAATGGCAGAAAGTTCGAGAATTTGGTTTACCTGCACCTGCGTCAAAAACACCGGGAGATCTATTATTTTGCTGAAAAGAATGAATGCGATTTCGTTATCACGAATAATGGCAAATTAGTGGAGGCCGTTCAGGTGTGTTTTGAATTAAACCCTGATAATATCAACCGTGAGTTGGATGGTGTGGTCGAAGCACTTACATTTTTTAATGCTGATGAGGGCTTTATCGTGACGCTTGATCAAACCGATCGGTTGGAGAAAAATGGTAAAGTTGTTCATGTAGTTCCGGCCCATCAATATTTGTCAAAGTAA